One segment of Cellulomonas fulva DNA contains the following:
- a CDS encoding MerR family transcriptional regulator: MDASIQEVARLTGTTSRTLRHYDAVGLVPPSRVSAGGTRWYDETALVRLQRVLLLRELGLGLAEIGRVLDREHDEATALRRHLRWLRAEQDRLARLVASVERTLTARESAREGARGTAREEGAGLMAEEMFDGFDHTQYRQEVEERWGQDAYATSDAWWRGMDDGERTAWQKRAARLSADWRAAAESGTDPASDEAQALAARHVAWLTAIPGTPGHGIGSPVAYVLGLADMYVADPRFAAGYGGAPGATFVRDALRAWAAARS, translated from the coding sequence GTGGACGCGTCCATCCAGGAGGTCGCCCGGCTGACGGGCACCACGAGCCGGACCCTGCGGCACTACGACGCGGTCGGGCTGGTGCCGCCGAGCCGGGTCTCCGCAGGAGGCACCCGGTGGTACGACGAGACCGCGCTCGTCCGCCTGCAGCGCGTCCTGCTGCTGCGCGAGCTGGGCCTCGGCCTGGCCGAGATCGGCCGGGTCCTGGACCGCGAGCACGACGAGGCGACCGCGCTGCGCCGCCACCTGCGGTGGTTGCGCGCCGAGCAGGACCGGCTGGCGCGTCTGGTCGCGTCGGTCGAGCGCACGCTCACGGCACGAGAGAGCGCACGAGAAGGCGCACGAGGAACCGCACGAGAGGAAGGAGCCGGTCTCATGGCCGAGGAGATGTTCGACGGGTTCGACCACACCCAGTACCGGCAGGAGGTCGAGGAGCGCTGGGGCCAGGACGCGTACGCGACGTCCGACGCCTGGTGGCGCGGCATGGACGACGGCGAGCGCACCGCGTGGCAGAAGCGCGCGGCACGGCTGTCCGCGGACTGGCGCGCCGCGGCGGAGTCGGGCACCGACCCCGCGTCCGACGAGGCGCAGGCGCTGGCCGCGCGCCACGTCGCGTGGCTGACCGCGATCCCCGGGACGCCCGGGCACGGCATCGGCTCGCCGGTCGCGTACGTCCTGGGCCTCGCCGACATGTACGTCGCCGACCCGCGCTTCGCGGCGGGCTACGGCGGCGCTCCGGGCGCGACCTTCGTCCGCGACGCCCTCCGCGCCTGGGCGGCCGCCCGCTCCTGA
- a CDS encoding ABC transporter ATP-binding protein, whose protein sequence is MPSDPPRTPRLSPTPAPQPSGSSPRTAPQRTASTTSVLLRLVAWGRPALPRIVLGGLTALGASLLALAVPQVLRAVVNGPLLTSGSRTGVVEAAGLVLLLGALEAFLVWCRRALILTPGTNVELAMRRDLFRRLLDLPVEFHDRWSGGQLLSRSMSDLSTVRRWMVFGLVMLCVSATTVVVGVGLMIATAPVLGLVYLAGAVPMVWLGFRFRRDYRVVARRARDQAGDLATTVEESVHGIRVLKAFGRGEDALGDFVRQADALRATEVAKARTQSRVTFALGAIPEAVLAVSLAIGVVLAARGDVSVGALVAFFATAAIVNAPVERLGQLLAMTLDARAATERFVQVIDTVPAVQDPDEPARLSAPPGGGSLVELADVRFAHPGRGRDAGTEILTGIDLRLEPGTTTALVGLTGSGKTTLLQLVPRLYDVTAGAVRVDGVDVRDLTRAELRAAVSVAFEDPILFSASVRENVLMGAPDDLPPEQAEALLQRSLDVARAGFARDLPDGLDTVIGEEGLSLSGGQRQRVALARAIAVRPRVLLLDDPLSALDVTTEAEVTRRLREELAGTTTLVVAHRPSTVALADRVAVLEDGRITAVGAHADLLATHAHYRYVLTALELEDTERAALEAERRDRAAERREDEESEVVEVADETADEKLEVRR, encoded by the coding sequence GTGCCCTCAGATCCACCCCGCACACCGCGACTCTCGCCCACCCCCGCTCCCCAGCCCTCCGGCTCGTCGCCCCGCACGGCCCCCCAGCGCACGGCGTCCACCACCAGCGTCCTGCTCCGCCTGGTCGCCTGGGGCCGCCCCGCCCTGCCCCGCATCGTCCTCGGCGGGCTGACGGCGCTCGGCGCGAGCCTGCTCGCCCTCGCCGTCCCGCAGGTGCTCCGCGCGGTCGTCAACGGCCCCCTGCTGACCAGCGGGTCCCGGACGGGGGTCGTCGAGGCGGCGGGGCTGGTGCTGCTGCTGGGCGCGCTCGAGGCGTTCCTCGTCTGGTGCCGCCGGGCGCTGATCCTCACGCCCGGGACCAACGTCGAGCTGGCCATGCGGCGGGACCTGTTCCGTCGCCTGCTGGACCTGCCCGTCGAGTTCCACGACCGCTGGTCGGGCGGGCAGCTGCTGTCCCGCTCGATGAGCGACCTGTCCACGGTGCGGCGGTGGATGGTGTTCGGCCTCGTGATGCTCTGCGTGAGCGCGACGACCGTGGTCGTCGGGGTCGGCCTCATGATCGCGACCGCGCCGGTGCTCGGGCTCGTCTACCTCGCGGGCGCGGTGCCGATGGTCTGGCTGGGCTTCCGGTTCCGGCGCGACTACCGGGTGGTCGCCCGGCGCGCGCGGGACCAGGCGGGTGACCTGGCGACGACCGTCGAGGAGTCCGTGCACGGCATCCGGGTGCTCAAGGCCTTCGGCCGCGGCGAGGACGCCCTCGGCGACTTCGTGCGGCAGGCGGACGCGCTCCGGGCGACCGAGGTCGCCAAGGCCCGCACGCAGTCGCGCGTGACCTTCGCGCTCGGGGCGATCCCCGAGGCCGTCCTGGCCGTCTCGCTCGCGATCGGCGTCGTGCTGGCCGCGCGCGGTGACGTGTCCGTCGGCGCGCTGGTCGCCTTCTTCGCGACGGCCGCGATCGTCAACGCGCCCGTCGAGCGGCTCGGTCAGCTGCTCGCGATGACCCTCGACGCGCGCGCCGCCACGGAGCGGTTCGTCCAGGTCATCGACACCGTCCCCGCCGTCCAGGACCCGGACGAGCCCGCGCGCCTGTCTGCGCCGCCCGGCGGCGGGTCGCTCGTCGAGCTGGCCGACGTGCGGTTCGCGCACCCCGGACGGGGCCGCGACGCGGGCACCGAGATCCTGACGGGGATCGACCTGCGGCTCGAGCCGGGCACGACGACCGCGCTGGTCGGGCTCACGGGCAGCGGCAAGACGACGCTCCTGCAGCTCGTGCCCCGGCTCTACGACGTGACGGCCGGTGCCGTCCGGGTCGACGGGGTGGACGTCCGCGACCTCACCCGGGCAGAGCTCCGGGCCGCGGTCTCCGTGGCGTTCGAGGACCCGATCCTGTTCTCGGCGTCGGTGCGCGAGAACGTGCTGATGGGCGCCCCGGACGACCTGCCGCCCGAGCAGGCGGAGGCGCTCCTGCAGCGCTCGCTCGACGTGGCGCGGGCGGGGTTCGCCCGTGACCTGCCCGACGGGCTGGACACCGTGATCGGGGAGGAGGGGCTGAGCCTGTCCGGCGGCCAGCGGCAGCGGGTCGCCCTCGCGCGAGCCATCGCCGTGCGCCCCCGCGTCCTGCTGCTCGACGACCCGCTGTCCGCGCTCGACGTCACGACGGAGGCCGAGGTCACGCGCCGGCTGCGGGAGGAGCTCGCGGGGACCACGACGCTCGTCGTCGCGCACCGGCCCTCGACCGTCGCGCTCGCGGACCGCGTCGCGGTGCTCGAGGACGGGCGCATCACCGCCGTCGGCGCGCACGCCGACCTGCTGGCCACGCACGCGCACTACCGGTACGTCCTGACGGCCCTCGAGCTCGAGGACACCGAGCGGGCGGCGCTCGAGGCCGAGCGCCGCGACCGGGCGGCGGAGCGCCGCGAGGACGAGGAGTCCGAGGTCGTGGAGGTCGCGGACGAGACGGCCGACGAGAAGCTGGAGGTGCGGCGATGA
- a CDS encoding ABC transporter ATP-binding protein, protein MSAGTGADRAAAPRGTVTDDEREDPRAVRRRSLRLLGSLIRPVAGPAWWTVALVVLAQLAAVAGPALVAFGIDSALPALADDDDAAPLVLAAGTYLVLALGGGLLSAQVVRASARVSQAILLDLRGRLFRHTQRLSLEFHERYTSGRIISRQTSDTDALRELLDGGVTTLASSGLAMVFTAASLVWLDPRSGLVLLVAVVPGVLLTRWFQIRSQRQYRLNRTAAARVIVRFVETMTGIRAVQAFRREGRADAVYGAEAEDYRRTTAEAIRVNGVFDTGLTLIGNVTVAAVLLVGGLRVLDDGLEVGVLVAAVLYARRFFQPLAQIGMFYNSFQSATAALEKLSALLAEEPTVPDPAEPVALPRVRGDVRFADVEFGYGAGPSVLPAMDLHVPAGQSLALVGETGAGKSTIAKLLARFYDVRTGAVLLDGVDVRRIDPTDLRRAVVMVTQEAYLFSGSIAANIALGRPDASREEIEAAARAVGVHELVAAMPQGYDTDVDKRGGRLSAGQRQLVSFARAFLADPAVLILDEATSSLDVPGEALVQRGLRTLLAGRTAVVIAHRLSTVMGSDRVLVVDGGRVVEDGSPAELAAGDGRFAELYADWQATLTASHPT, encoded by the coding sequence ATGAGCGCGGGCACGGGCGCGGACCGCGCGGCGGCGCCGCGCGGGACGGTCACCGACGACGAGCGCGAGGACCCCCGCGCGGTGCGGCGCCGGTCGCTGCGGCTGCTCGGGTCGCTGATCCGTCCGGTCGCCGGGCCGGCGTGGTGGACGGTCGCGCTCGTCGTGCTCGCGCAGCTCGCCGCGGTGGCGGGCCCCGCGCTCGTCGCGTTCGGCATCGACTCGGCGCTGCCCGCGCTCGCCGACGACGACGACGCCGCGCCGCTGGTGCTGGCGGCGGGCACGTACCTGGTGCTCGCGCTCGGCGGCGGTCTGCTCTCGGCGCAGGTGGTGCGCGCGTCGGCGCGGGTGAGCCAGGCGATCCTGCTCGACCTGCGGGGCCGGCTGTTCCGGCACACGCAGCGGCTCAGCCTCGAGTTCCACGAGCGGTACACCTCGGGCCGGATCATCTCGCGGCAGACCTCGGACACCGACGCGCTGCGCGAGCTGCTCGACGGCGGCGTGACGACCCTGGCGTCGAGCGGGCTCGCGATGGTCTTCACGGCCGCGTCGCTCGTGTGGCTCGACCCGCGCAGCGGGCTCGTGCTGCTGGTGGCGGTGGTGCCGGGCGTGCTGCTCACGCGGTGGTTCCAGATCCGGTCGCAGCGTCAGTACCGGCTCAACCGCACGGCCGCGGCGCGGGTGATCGTGCGCTTCGTGGAGACCATGACGGGCATCCGCGCGGTGCAGGCGTTCCGCCGGGAGGGCCGGGCCGACGCGGTGTACGGCGCGGAGGCGGAGGACTACCGGCGCACGACGGCCGAGGCGATCCGGGTCAACGGGGTGTTCGACACCGGGCTCACGCTCATCGGCAACGTCACCGTCGCGGCGGTGCTGCTGGTCGGTGGCCTGCGCGTGCTCGACGACGGGCTCGAGGTCGGCGTGCTCGTGGCGGCCGTGCTGTACGCGCGGCGGTTCTTCCAGCCGCTCGCGCAGATCGGCATGTTCTACAACTCGTTCCAGTCGGCGACCGCGGCGCTGGAGAAGCTGTCCGCGCTGCTCGCCGAGGAGCCCACCGTGCCGGACCCGGCCGAGCCCGTCGCGCTGCCGCGCGTGCGGGGCGACGTGCGGTTCGCGGACGTCGAGTTCGGCTACGGCGCGGGGCCCAGCGTCCTGCCGGCCATGGACCTGCACGTGCCGGCGGGACAGTCGCTCGCGCTGGTGGGGGAGACGGGCGCGGGCAAGTCCACGATCGCCAAGCTGCTCGCGCGCTTCTACGACGTGCGCACGGGTGCGGTCCTGCTCGACGGCGTGGACGTGCGCCGCATCGACCCGACCGATCTCCGCCGAGCCGTCGTGATGGTCACCCAGGAGGCCTACCTGTTCTCCGGCTCGATCGCCGCGAACATCGCGCTCGGCCGTCCGGACGCCTCCCGCGAGGAGATCGAGGCCGCGGCGCGCGCCGTCGGGGTGCACGAGCTCGTCGCCGCGATGCCGCAGGGCTACGACACGGACGTGGACAAGCGCGGCGGGCGGCTCTCCGCCGGCCAGCGGCAGCTCGTCTCGTTCGCGCGCGCGTTCCTCGCGGACCCGGCCGTGCTCATCCTCGACGAGGCGACGAGCTCGCTCGACGTGCCGGGCGAGGCGCTGGTCCAGCGCGGCCTGCGCACGCTCCTCGCCGGGCGGACCGCGGTGGTCATCGCCCACCGGCTCTCGACCGTGATGGGCTCCGATCGCGTGCTCGTCGTCGACGGCGGACGCGTGGTCGAGGACGGCAGCCCGGCCGAGCTCGCCGCCGGCGACGGGCGGTTCGCCGAGCTCTACGCGGACTGGCAGGCGACCCTGACCGCCTCCCACCCCACCTGA
- a CDS encoding putative F420-0 ABC transporter substrate-binding protein, producing the protein MPTPVRHPLHPLRRRRQRRLVPAATVLAVGAVLTLSACGDDTPDADTTPAAAGPTAIASVAAADYPVTVDNCGTEVTFDSAPQRILAVKSSTAEMVAALGAADRLVGTAFSDGPPPEDLAAALADVPVVSDKVPGQEATLALEPDLVYGGWESTFSADGAGERDTLAGYGIATYVSPSACKEPGYQPDPLTFDDVYDEIREAGAVLGEPAAAETVVAEQQSTLAAVEPADGQTVVWWSSGTDTPYVGAGIGAPEMMLEAAGLTNVFADVRDTWTSVGWEEVVAADPDVLVLVDSVWNSADDKKAALAANPATAALRAVQDERYVVVPFAATEAGVRNADTVATLVDQVAALGS; encoded by the coding sequence ATGCCCACGCCCGTGCGCCACCCGCTCCACCCGCTCCGACGGCGCCGCCAGCGCCGGCTGGTGCCCGCCGCGACCGTCCTGGCGGTCGGCGCCGTGCTGACGCTCAGCGCGTGCGGCGATGACACGCCCGACGCCGACACCACGCCGGCCGCCGCCGGGCCGACCGCCATCGCGTCCGTTGCCGCCGCCGACTACCCCGTCACGGTCGACAACTGCGGCACCGAGGTGACGTTCGACTCCGCCCCGCAGCGCATCCTCGCGGTCAAGTCCTCGACGGCGGAGATGGTGGCCGCGCTCGGGGCGGCCGACCGCCTCGTCGGGACCGCGTTCAGCGACGGGCCCCCGCCGGAGGACCTGGCCGCAGCCCTCGCCGACGTCCCCGTCGTCTCGGACAAGGTGCCGGGCCAGGAGGCGACGCTCGCGCTCGAGCCGGACCTGGTCTACGGCGGCTGGGAGTCGACGTTCTCGGCCGACGGCGCGGGCGAGCGGGACACGCTGGCGGGCTACGGGATCGCGACCTACGTCTCGCCCTCGGCGTGCAAGGAGCCCGGCTACCAGCCGGACCCGCTGACGTTCGACGACGTGTACGACGAGATCCGCGAGGCCGGGGCGGTGCTCGGCGAGCCGGCCGCGGCGGAGACGGTCGTCGCCGAGCAGCAGTCCACGCTCGCCGCCGTCGAGCCTGCGGACGGGCAGACCGTCGTCTGGTGGTCGTCGGGCACCGACACGCCGTACGTGGGGGCGGGGATCGGGGCGCCCGAGATGATGCTCGAGGCGGCCGGACTGACCAACGTCTTCGCCGACGTGCGGGACACGTGGACCTCGGTGGGCTGGGAGGAGGTCGTCGCGGCCGACCCCGACGTCCTCGTGCTGGTGGACTCGGTGTGGAACTCCGCCGACGACAAGAAGGCCGCGCTCGCCGCCAACCCCGCCACCGCCGCGCTGCGCGCGGTGCAGGACGAGCGCTACGTCGTCGTGCCGTTCGCGGCCACGGAGGCAGGCGTGCGCAACGCCGACACCGTGGCCACGCTCGTCGACCAGGTCGCCGCGCTGGGCTCCTGA
- a CDS encoding putative F420-0 ABC transporter ATP-binding protein, which produces MELRIEGVGARLGGRWVVDGVDATPPPGALTGLLGPNGAGKTTLLRLVAGLLPPGAGAVLVPDDEHPGGSSGPVPAPRQVPVHTLDRRRRARRVALLEQESSASVPLTVREAVALGRIPYRTLWGSDPDERAVDRALSAASAEHLAERTWATLSGGERQRVHVARALAQEPELLLLDEPTNHLDVSAQLSLLAFVRGLGVTTIAALHDLNLAAAFCRHVLVLSDGRLVAAGAPADVLTPALLREVYDVDAEVLTHPRTGHPVIALSPDEA; this is translated from the coding sequence GTGGAGCTGAGGATCGAGGGCGTCGGGGCGCGCCTGGGCGGCCGCTGGGTGGTCGACGGGGTCGACGCCACTCCCCCGCCCGGCGCGCTGACCGGGCTGCTCGGACCCAACGGCGCGGGCAAGACGACCCTGCTCCGGCTGGTCGCCGGGCTGCTCCCGCCAGGTGCGGGAGCGGTGCTCGTCCCGGACGACGAGCACCCGGGCGGGTCGTCAGGCCCCGTGCCCGCGCCTCGGCAGGTGCCCGTGCACACGCTCGACCGGCGACGACGAGCGCGCCGCGTCGCGCTGCTCGAGCAGGAGTCCAGCGCGAGCGTCCCGCTGACGGTGCGTGAGGCGGTCGCGCTCGGCCGCATCCCCTACCGGACGCTGTGGGGCTCGGACCCCGACGAGCGCGCCGTCGACCGCGCGCTGTCCGCCGCGAGCGCCGAGCACCTGGCCGAACGCACGTGGGCGACGCTGTCCGGCGGCGAGCGGCAGCGCGTGCACGTCGCCCGCGCGCTCGCCCAGGAGCCCGAGCTGCTGCTGCTCGACGAGCCGACGAACCACCTCGACGTGTCCGCCCAGCTCTCCCTGCTGGCGTTCGTCCGCGGCCTCGGCGTGACCACGATCGCCGCGCTGCACGACCTCAACCTCGCGGCCGCCTTCTGCCGCCACGTGCTGGTGCTGTCCGACGGTCGCCTGGTCGCCGCCGGCGCCCCCGCCGACGTGCTCACGCCCGCGCTGCTGCGCGAGGTCTACGACGTCGACGCCGAGGTGCTCACCCACCCCCGCACCGGCCACCCGGTCATCGCGCTCTCCCCCGACGAGGCATGA
- a CDS encoding HAD hydrolase-like protein, which produces MTLPISRGRPVVLLDLDGTLSESAPGITASLAAAYRDLALPVPDAAVLRSFVGPPLTASFRTHGVPEPLVADLLAAYRRHYDAGGLRDTRVYPGVRDALATLRAAGCTLLVATSKPRVRALPVCAHLGLDGLLDGVFAAPDDEASTSKADVVAAALASATDAGTDRRPAVMVGDRVFDVAGAHANGIPCVGVAWGYAEPAELADADAVVRDPADLARTVLDLLRAA; this is translated from the coding sequence GTGACCCTCCCGATCTCCCGCGGCCGCCCCGTGGTGCTGCTCGATCTCGACGGGACGCTCAGCGAGTCGGCGCCGGGCATCACGGCGAGCCTGGCTGCGGCGTACCGCGACCTCGCCCTGCCCGTCCCGGACGCGGCGGTGCTGCGCTCGTTCGTCGGCCCGCCCCTGACCGCGAGCTTCCGCACGCACGGCGTGCCGGAACCGCTGGTCGCCGACCTGCTCGCGGCCTACCGGAGGCACTACGACGCCGGCGGGCTGCGGGACACGCGCGTCTACCCCGGGGTGCGCGACGCGCTCGCCACGTTGCGTGCCGCCGGCTGCACCCTGCTCGTCGCCACCTCCAAGCCGCGCGTCCGCGCGCTGCCGGTGTGCGCGCACCTCGGGCTCGACGGGCTGCTTGACGGGGTGTTCGCCGCACCCGACGACGAGGCCTCGACCAGCAAGGCCGACGTGGTGGCCGCGGCGCTCGCGAGCGCGACCGACGCCGGGACGGACCGGCGACCGGCGGTCATGGTCGGCGACCGGGTGTTCGACGTGGCCGGCGCGCACGCCAACGGCATCCCGTGCGTCGGCGTGGCGTGGGGCTACGCCGAGCCCGCCGAGCTCGCGGACGCCGACGCCGTCGTCCGGGACCCGGCGGACCTCGCGCGCACCGTGCTCGACCTGCTGCGCGCCGCCTGA
- a CDS encoding HAD hydrolase-like protein, which translates to MTSVALLDLDGTLIDSADGVVAALRDGFVEAGLDAPDDAVLRTFIGPPVHDSVRRVGVPADLHDAVVAGYQRAFGERGNLMSHVFDGIPEALADLRAAGVRLVVATAKPYRFAVPVLEHLGLAPLVDGVVGAPDDESESKGGIIGRALASLPAGSRAVMVGDREHDVAGAAEHGLDCIGVLWGFGDREELEGAGAAALVGSPGDLVGTVLARLDR; encoded by the coding sequence GTGACGAGCGTGGCGCTGCTGGACCTGGACGGGACCCTCATCGACTCGGCGGACGGGGTGGTCGCCGCGCTCCGCGACGGCTTCGTCGAGGCCGGCCTGGACGCGCCGGACGACGCGGTCCTGCGGACGTTCATCGGGCCGCCCGTGCACGACTCCGTGCGGCGGGTGGGCGTGCCGGCGGACCTGCACGACGCCGTCGTCGCGGGGTACCAGCGCGCGTTCGGCGAGCGCGGCAACCTCATGTCGCACGTCTTCGACGGCATCCCCGAGGCGCTCGCCGACCTCCGTGCCGCGGGCGTGCGCCTCGTCGTCGCGACCGCCAAGCCGTACCGGTTCGCCGTTCCCGTGCTCGAGCACCTGGGGCTGGCTCCGCTCGTGGACGGCGTCGTCGGCGCACCGGACGACGAGAGCGAGTCCAAGGGCGGCATCATCGGCCGCGCGCTCGCCTCGCTCCCGGCCGGCAGCCGCGCGGTGATGGTCGGTGACCGGGAGCACGATGTCGCGGGCGCCGCCGAGCACGGGCTCGACTGCATCGGCGTGCTGTGGGGCTTCGGCGACCGGGAGGAGCTCGAGGGCGCAGGTGCCGCCGCGCTCGTCGGGTCGCCCGGCGACCTCGTCGGGACGGTGCTGGCGCGACTCGACCGCTGA
- a CDS encoding SDR family oxidoreductase encodes MSSTVHGRHRRAVVTGASSGIGAATVRLLRAEGWDVLATARRADRLAALAQETGAETFVADVTSDEDVAALVAHVRSTGGLDAVVNNAGGALGQDTVEDGDLDQWRAMFELNVLGTLRVTQGLLPLLRERGQGDVVVVTSTAAHGAYPGGAGYTGAKHAERMLATTLRWEIVGEPIRVIEVAPGAVATEEFSLVRFDGDAERAAKVYEGYQPLVAEDVAEAIAWTLARPAHVNVDLLVVRPRAQANNTTIARTGV; translated from the coding sequence ATGAGCAGCACCGTCCACGGCCGCCACCGGCGCGCCGTCGTCACCGGCGCGTCGTCCGGGATCGGCGCGGCCACGGTCCGCCTGCTGCGCGCGGAGGGCTGGGACGTGCTGGCCACGGCGCGGCGGGCCGACCGGCTGGCCGCGCTCGCGCAGGAGACGGGCGCCGAGACGTTCGTGGCCGACGTGACGTCCGACGAGGACGTCGCGGCGCTCGTCGCGCACGTGCGGTCCACGGGCGGGCTGGACGCGGTGGTCAACAACGCGGGCGGTGCGCTGGGCCAGGACACCGTCGAGGACGGCGACCTGGACCAGTGGCGGGCGATGTTCGAGCTCAACGTCCTCGGCACGCTCCGGGTCACGCAGGGTCTGCTGCCGCTGCTGCGCGAGCGCGGCCAGGGCGACGTCGTCGTCGTGACGTCCACCGCGGCCCACGGGGCCTACCCGGGGGGCGCGGGCTACACCGGCGCCAAGCACGCCGAGCGCATGCTCGCCACGACGCTGCGCTGGGAGATCGTCGGCGAGCCGATCCGCGTCATCGAGGTCGCGCCCGGCGCGGTCGCGACGGAGGAGTTCTCGCTCGTGCGCTTCGACGGGGACGCCGAGCGGGCCGCCAAGGTCTACGAGGGGTACCAGCCGCTCGTTGCCGAGGACGTCGCCGAGGCCATCGCGTGGACGCTCGCGCGGCCCGCGCACGTCAACGTGGACCTGCTCGTCGTGCGTCCGCGCGCGCAGGCGAACAACACGACGATCGCGCGCACGGGCGTCTGA
- a CDS encoding putative F420-0 ABC transporter permease subunit produces MPTPAAVPVRRPPLTLLLGVGGALLVASLLVAVTVGPAGLGVGEVARVIGSHLGVGGDVPPLHDAIVWELRLPRVLTAAAVGGGLAVAGAVMQSLTRNPLADPYLLGLSSGASLGAVAVLVLGVAVLLPVAAFVGALAALVATLALARTGGSVTPTRAVLAGLAVSQLAAAATSFVVFWTATGDSYREILSWLMGSLAGATWTSVAIAGGAALVVGSVLLGAATRLDAFTFGDTAAAALGIDVDRTRWTLMTLVALLTGGLVAVSGAIGFVGLVLPHGVSPLTGPAHRRLLPVAALTGAVFLVWADTLARTVFAPREIPVGIVTALVGVPVFAVVLRRGRGTSWS; encoded by the coding sequence GTGCCGACCCCCGCAGCCGTCCCGGTGCGGCGCCCGCCGCTCACGCTGCTGCTGGGGGTGGGCGGTGCGCTGCTCGTCGCGAGCCTGCTCGTGGCCGTCACCGTGGGACCCGCCGGGCTGGGCGTCGGCGAGGTCGCGCGGGTGATCGGCAGCCACCTCGGGGTGGGCGGCGACGTCCCGCCGCTGCACGACGCGATCGTCTGGGAGCTCCGCCTCCCCCGCGTGCTGACGGCAGCCGCCGTCGGGGGCGGCCTCGCGGTGGCCGGGGCCGTCATGCAGTCGCTCACGCGCAACCCGCTCGCGGACCCGTACCTCCTCGGGCTGTCCTCCGGGGCGTCGCTGGGCGCGGTCGCGGTCCTGGTGCTCGGCGTCGCGGTGCTGCTCCCCGTCGCGGCGTTCGTCGGGGCGCTCGCCGCGCTCGTCGCGACCCTCGCGCTCGCCCGCACCGGCGGCTCGGTCACCCCCACGCGCGCCGTGCTCGCGGGGCTCGCCGTCTCCCAGCTCGCCGCCGCCGCCACCTCCTTCGTGGTGTTCTGGACCGCGACGGGCGACTCCTACCGCGAGATCCTGTCCTGGCTCATGGGCTCGCTCGCGGGCGCGACATGGACGTCGGTCGCGATCGCGGGCGGCGCCGCGCTCGTCGTCGGCAGCGTCCTGCTGGGCGCCGCGACGCGGCTCGACGCGTTCACCTTCGGCGACACCGCCGCCGCCGCGCTCGGCATCGACGTGGACCGCACGCGCTGGACGCTCATGACGCTCGTCGCGCTGCTCACCGGCGGGCTGGTGGCCGTGAGCGGTGCGATCGGGTTCGTCGGGCTGGTGCTGCCGCACGGCGTGTCGCCGCTCACCGGCCCGGCGCACCGGCGCCTCCTGCCGGTCGCGGCGCTCACAGGCGCCGTGTTCCTGGTGTGGGCGGACACCCTGGCGCGCACCGTGTTCGCCCCGCGTGAGATCCCGGTCGGCATCGTGACCGCACTCGTCGGGGTGCCGGTGTTCGCGGTGGTGCTGCGGCGCGGACGGGGGACGTCGTGGAGCTGA